CTCGTGTGTCGGTGGCTACTACTTCGGCCGTGACCTTCGGGACGGACTGCGACGCGACATCGATTGATACGGTCTGTCGTGATTCTTCACCGCCGATCACCAGGGCGGGATCGACGATCGGCGGTACTTGACTACAGCAGTCCGTATCAGTCCTGTTCCGGTTCGGGGTGGGGGTTCGTCGCCAGCTCCCAGCCCCGTTCGGTTCGTCGAACGACGCCGTTGTCGGCCATCACCTCGAGCAACTCCGCGACGACCTCGCGGGGTGCGCCGACGTCCTCGCTGAGGGCGCCGACGGACTTGGGCTCCGATCGGATGCTCGCGAGCACGTCGGCGTAGATGCGGCTCTCGGGGCCGGCACCGATTTCCTCCGAAATCCGATCGAGGACCTCACAGAGCTGTCCCTGGACCCACCGCTGGGCCAGCGAGAGCTCGTTTTCCAGCTGTTCGAGGTCCTCGAGGGACGCGAGCAGGTCGTCGAGGTCGTCCGTCTCGTCCCACGAGACGTCCAGCGAGAGGTGCCGACAGGTCGTGATGTCGAAACTGCTGTTCGCAGGATAGGCGCTCTTGCTCGCGTAGCCGTAGGGCGAGACGTTCACCTCGAGCCTGACGTTCCGGGCGATGTGAAAGTACTTCCGGCGCTGGTCGTCGACCCGGCTCTCGATCAGTCCCGCCTCCTCGAGCTTCCGGAGGTGTTCGATGACCGCCTTGGGACTCACGCCGAGGTACTCCGAAATTTCGGTCACGTAACAGGGTTTTCGGGCGAGTAGCCGGAGGATTCGCCTCCGATTTTCGTTCCCGAGTAAATCGAGTAACGCGGCGGAGTCCATCGGGTGATCGTAAGCGGTCACCGCTGAAAAGCGTGTCTTCTCTCCGCAGGTCGTCGGGGCGCGACCGCAGGTCGGCTCGCGGTCGCGCCGGCAACTCGGTACAGGGGACCGCGTCAGTCGGCGTTCCCGTCGCCGTCGTTCTCCGGTTGATCGCGGTCGTCGTTCTCAGTTCCCGACTCGGCCTCCTCGCCGTCGTCCTGGTTCGAGCCGGGGGTATCGTCCGGCGGGCTACCGCCCGAGCCGTCCTTCCCGGTATCGCCCGTCTGGCCCGGTGGCTCACCGTTTCCCGGGTTCTCCTGGGAAGACTGGTCGTTCCCCGTCGGCGACCCGGCCCCACGATCGTCCGGCGGTCCCTGGCCGGGCACTCGATCGGTGCCGGGCATCCCGCGGGCCATCTCCGCGACCTCCGGGCCGACGAGGTCCGAGGCGTTCTGCTGGAGGGTCTCGAGGCGTTTCTCGTCGACGCCCGCTTCGGCGGCCCGGGGACTGGTTTGCTCGATCGATCGTTCGAGTCCGGCGATCTCGACCGTCAGTTTCGCCATCCGGGCCCGGTACTGTCCGTTCGAGAGGTCGTCGCGCTGGTCGCGGAGCGTCTGGCGTTCGTCCTCGAGGGCCGCGAGTTTGGCCTCGAGTGCGTCGGTTCGCTCCGCGACGACCGCGGCTTTTCGCTCGTCGTCGGCGGCCTCGTACCTGGCCTCGAACATCCCCTCGTCGACGGTGTTCTCGGCGTCCGCCGTACTCGCCTGCATGAACGTCGAGACCGTCGTGTTCGACGCCGTCTCGTCGGCGGTGTCGGTCTCGGTGATCGACCCCACGACGGCCCCGCTCCCGATGGGGGCGATCGTGAGGCCGACGACGGTTGCCAACACCAGGAGGGCAACTGCCCGTCTGGAACTCATTGCACCAGCGTACTGCCCAACGTCCTAAAAAGACGGACCTTCGTTCGCACCGTTCAATCGATCCTCTCGACGGCTGAGATTCGTTTGGAGTGTTTACAACGATTGCAGGTGCCGTCGATCGGGAGTTCCGGAACGGTCGATCGACAGCCCTCGATCGCCGGTTCAGGCATCCATTGATGCGCACGCCCGAACAGTTAGCTTACCCTGAACCTCTCGATAGTCGATTATTTGACGCGGTCAGATCGTCGCGTTCGGTGTCACGACGCGAGAGGCCGTGAGTCGGATCCGACTGGCGGTCGGGGCGAACGCGAGTGCGCTGATAGCACTCGGATTTAAACTTGTCTGCCAACAGTTATGTCGTTCCGCCCCGTGTCACTAGATGGCATGTTCGAGGTGTTTTCGCGGAGCTACTATCTCGGACGACTCTACGTGACGCCGACCGAGAGCGATCGCGCGCTCATGCAGCGCGACCAGCACGAGCAAATCAACGAAGAGGTGTACGCGAGCGGCGAGGGACTCGAACGGCTCGACGCACCGCTCGTGATGAAACTCGAGTCGAGTCACTTCCCGGTCCACGGCGACGACGCCGTCCCGGCGAACACGCTGGCGCTTCCCGAGTCGATGCTCGAGGGGACCGACGTCCGGAATCCCCCGTCGCTCCGGGAGGTGTTGCTCGCCCGCCGCGAGCGCGCCCAGCAGTTGCTCGAGTTCGCCGGCGGCTGGGAGGCGCCCCGTCCCGACCTCGACGACGACTTCCCCGGTGCCGGAACCTAGAAGTACTCCCGCTTCGCGTATGTCGCCAGATGCTCGACGAGTTGCTCGGCCGCGCCTCGCTGAAAGAGCGCATCGACGACTTAGAGGAGGAAAACGAGCGGTTGCGAAAGCGGTACGAGGCCGAATCCGATCGCCGGGCCGACGCCGCGACGGACAGACAGGAGGCCGAGGCGGAGGTGAACCGGCTCGAAGACCGCATCGCGCAACTCGAAGGCGAACTCGATCGGGTCGAGGCCGCCGACTCCGGCCCGACGGTCCGTCGTCGCGAACACCTGCGCGGGCCGCGCCTCGCCGAGGTTCTCGATCGGCTGGCGTCGGTCCGAACCGGTCCCGAGGGGGCGCTCACCGCCGCCATCGGGGAGGCAGGACCGAACACCGTGCGAGACGATCTCGAGGACGTCC
This region of Halosolutus amylolyticus genomic DNA includes:
- a CDS encoding ArsR/SmtB family transcription factor, which gives rise to MDSAALLDLLGNENRRRILRLLARKPCYVTEISEYLGVSPKAVIEHLRKLEEAGLIESRVDDQRRKYFHIARNVRLEVNVSPYGYASKSAYPANSSFDITTCRHLSLDVSWDETDDLDDLLASLEDLEQLENELSLAQRWVQGQLCEVLDRISEEIGAGPESRIYADVLASIRSEPKSVGALSEDVGAPREVVAELLEVMADNGVVRRTERGWELATNPHPEPEQD
- a CDS encoding DUF5802 family protein — its product is MFEVFSRSYYLGRLYVTPTESDRALMQRDQHEQINEEVYASGEGLERLDAPLVMKLESSHFPVHGDDAVPANTLALPESMLEGTDVRNPPSLREVLLARRERAQQLLEFAGGWEAPRPDLDDDFPGAGT